A genomic segment from Pristiophorus japonicus isolate sPriJap1 chromosome 16, sPriJap1.hap1, whole genome shotgun sequence encodes:
- the ywhae1 gene encoding tyrosine 3-monooxygenase/tryptophan 5-monooxygenase activation protein, epsilon polypeptide 1 isoform X2: protein MEDREDLVYQAKLAEQAERYDEMVESMKKVAGMDVELTVEERNLLSVAYKNVIGARRASWRIISSIEQKEENKGGEDKLKMIREYRQTVENELKSICNDILDVLDKHLIPAANSGESKVFYYKMKGDYHRYLAEFATGNDRKEAAENSLVAYKAASDIAMTELPPTHPIRLGLALNFSVFYYEILNSPDRACRLAKAAFDDAIAELDTLSEESYKDSTLIMQLLRDNLTLWTSDMQGDDS, encoded by the exons AAATGGTGGAATCAATGAAGAAGGTAGCTGGAATGGACGTGGAGTTGACGGTTGAGGAAAGGAATTTACTGTCTGTGGCCTACAAAAATGTGATTGGAGCACGGAGAGCGTCCTGGAGGATAATCAGCAGTATTGAGCAGAAGGAGGAAAATAAAGGTGGAGAGGACAAACTAAAAATGATCCGTGAATACAGACAAACG GTCGAGAATGAGCTGAAATCAATTTGTAATGACATTCTGGATGTACTGGATAAACACCTCATTCCTGCTGCCAACTCCGGAGAGTCAAAGGTTTTCTACTATAAAAT GAAAGGTGATTATCACAGGTATCTGGCAGAGTTTGCGACAGGGAACGACAGGAAGGAGGCAGCAGAGAACAGCCTGGTTGCATACAAGGCGGCGAGTGATATTGCAATGACAGAACTTCCGCCGACGCACCCCATCCGCTTAGGCCTTGCTTTGAATTTCTCCGTATTCTACTATGAAATCCTCAACTCCCCTGACCGTGCCTGCAG ATTGGCAAAGGCAGCATTTGATGATGCAATTGCAGAACTGGACACCTTGAGTGAAGAAAGTTACAAGGACTCTACACTCATTATGCAGTTGTTACGTGACAACTTGACACTATGGACTTCAGACATGCAGGGAGATG